In Oryza sativa Japonica Group chromosome 8, ASM3414082v1, the sequence AATTCAAAAGCAACTAACTGACAGGGGCTGACACACAAAAATACCATGTTGCCGTAGCTTGCTTTGGGGTGAAGATCATTCACAGGTATGGTTTCATCTGGCATCTTCTTTACTGTGGCTATAGGTTCCATGACTCGGCCATGCCCTAGCCGATCCTCCACGTGTGCTCCTCTCCCCACTTGTCACCCGCACGACCGGCGGTGGGCCCCACAGGCACCGACCCGGCCCGGCCCAATAAACCGGAGAACTCACCAGGAAGGCATCCAcaacctcctctcctcttctcgccTTCTCCGCTTCTCCCTTCCCATCTGCTGCTCGCGaatctcctcgtcgtcgtcgtcgtcgtcgtcgtctcctcgccgccgggagAAGCGCAGGGCggagcgcggaggcggaggcgatggGGGACCACGAGGCCCGCGGGGATGACTTCGAGAAGAAGGCGGAGAAGAAGCTCTCCGGGTGGGGGATCTTCGGCTCCAAGTacgaggacgccgccgacctCTTCGACAAGGGGGCCAACTCCTTCAAGCTCGCCAAGAACTGTGAGTCCCCCCACTCCCAGACGGGTTCCTTCCTCCCCAATCCAACCCCCCCTCGCGCGCTGCTCCGATCGATCGGCGTAGGGGCGATTTGTGGTTCGTTTTCCTGTGAGATCTGCGGCTCGATCGGGCGATGGGGTCGCCGGGTTTGGCATCATCCTGCTTGGTGTGGGGTTAGGACTGGATCTTTGGCTGCGGATCTAGCAACCTGCCGCGTAATTTGGCGCGATCCTTTGATGCGCGAGGCGTGGTTGGATTAGTGAGGCGCGGTTTTAGGGGATCTTTTGTAATCGCAAAGGAGGAGTAGGTTGATTGTTGTTTTGTTAGCGGATGTTATCGGATTTGATCCCAAAATATACGCAGATGGTGGCGTCTTATCGGTTACTGTTAAGACACTATTTGGCAATGATGCAAGATGAACTGAAAATTATATGCTGAACTTAATTCCATGAATCAATCGACATATGCAACTGTTGTTTAATCCATTGTTTCAAACTAACAATAGGGTGTGTTCATTAGACTTAAGGTTCTTGCATGGGATGCAACTCAAACTAACAATAAACTCTTAACTGGTATCTAATCCAAATACAAGTCTCTATGTCTTAATGTGCATTGTTGGACGTTAGAAACGATGTAGCGGTCTGGTCTAACATGATGGATATATAGTGTTGTTATAGTACATCATGACTCTTTTGCTTACATTCGACCTGCATCTTTCCAGTTTGTTCTTTTAGCATTTGCATGTCTGATAATTTTTTGTCGTGATAAACTCAAGCATTTATTTCACTATATTGTAGTAAGATGGTTTAGTTACTACTTTTGTCTTTGAGAGAACACACCCTTATTCTTGCAATAAttataaccttttttttttgttgcagggAGCAGAGCTGCACAAGTGTACATCAAGATTGCTAACTGCCATTTGAAGGTTGCCTTTTATTTGGTCTATCAGTTTGTCAACTTCATTGCACGGCAATCGAATATGATACTTATTCTGCTTGTTCCTTTTCTGAACAGGGTGACAGTAAGCATGAAGCTGCCTCAGCTTATGTCGAGGCGGCAAATTGCTATAAAAAGTTCTCTCCTCAAGGTACTTTCTACAACTTCAAGCATGAGCGCATCTTTAATTTCTGTGATTTTTTATCCTTCTCTCTACAATCACCATTCAGTTGCACATTGCTAAATTAAAATCTGTTAGATTAAAGTTGTATTTGACATAGAATTCTTGCTTCTGTTTCATATACAACTTTAGCGGTTAATTGGCGCTGTTATAATAATCTAGACACCTATGACATAGATCTATCATTTTTCCTCCAATTAACATGTAATTTATAGTTCCTGAGAGTGAACGAAGTTGCTCCTTTTAGCATTCTCTTAGTAAGATAGTTAGATAGACGTGAAACAGTATGTTGCACTGTTTCTCTTCTCATTTGAGTACGGAACATGTGGTTCACTTATGTTGTACTTACAAGATGGGTACCCCGTGTGTTACTGCGGGAGAATTGtgtgataatataatatatatgaattctaaaattttctttcttatctactatataattttttttcatgtttttatatatttttgtaccTTTATCAAATATCCGAAAGTTATAAATGATTGGGTTGTAAGGTGTGCCTTCTGGGGGAAAGAGATGTAATTTGCAccttgatgaatcatccaaaTGCTAAAACAAATTGAGGTGATGTGAATAGAAGCAATTTACACCTttgatgaatcatccaaaggctaaaaacaagTGAGGTGATGTGGtttcatgagagaagagagaattagcaTATTAACTACatttagtggggatgaactttatagatatataggattcTGATCTGATAAGAACTGTTCCCTTTCAACCTGTGTTAGCAATAGAATTTTTTAATTCTGTATTCATAATGACAAGTAAAATTTTTGTTGAATTTAAATCTATGGAATGGagatttatttgttgcattctAATCTGACTAACTCAAAACATGTAGTCTACTTTTCATGGTTCTAAAATTTCACTGGGCATTTGTGATGATATAGCAAAAACTAGACTTTTTGCTATCACTTGCTATTGAAAACTTGCTATGCCCCATAAAACAGGGAGATTAAAGGACTAATAAGGTGATTAAGCATAAATACCAGCATATCTTGTTTGAATCTAAAATTTAATGTAGTGACAGTGTGTTTGTTTTGAAGGACTACAGTTTGGGAGATTCAAATTGATTATTTTTAATGAGCCTATATTGCTTCTCTAACATTAAGTCATTTAAACAATTAAAAATAGTGAAATTTAATAGTACAATTTCATTTCAGTTACATATCCTTGACCACCTATGCTTCTTAGTCTTTCTGTGATTTGATTTGTGTTTGATTTCTCcctgtaaaaatatatttacgtCAGAATGGTAGATAGCTGCCTTTATTAACATCGAGTCCATTCTATGCAGAGGCTGCACAAGCGCTAAACCAGGCTGTTGATCTTTTCTTGGAAATTGGTAGATTGAACATGGCTGCAAGATATTGTAAGGTGAAGTATCATTTCATTTTTCTATGCAAAAAGATTATTATTTCAATAATGATTGGTATGCCTGGATGATGACTTGTTTCAAAATGAAGCACCATTTTTTTCCATTTGGAATCTGTCATGCTGATGGTGGTGACAACTTTATGCATCTTCAGGACATTGGTGAGATATATCATCAAGAACAAGATTTAGAGAAGGCTTCAGATTACCTGGAAAAATCGGCTGATCTTTTTGACAGTGAGGGGCAATCATCTCAATCAAACAGTATCAAGCAGAAAGTTGCAGAAATTGCTGCTCAGTTGGAACAGTAAGATCCAACTTAATTAGGTTCATAgcaattttctaatttttaatcTATTCTACGAGGATTTGTTTCAAACATGGTATGTTAATTAAGCTGCCAAAGTTGATATGAATGCTTTATCTCAATGAAGCCTGCAACCCTGCACCATGCCCCTTCCTTTTTCATTACTTTAACAACAAATAAACAGCTAGTTTGACTTGTACATTAGTCTTGCGTATTGCGTGGTCTATATTTCCTGTGGGTGATGTGATAGCATTTTCTCGTTTATCGACCTCTTCAGTGTTTTGTTGTATCTCttgacttttttatttttttattgctgTATTCATACGGTGGTAGTTGCTGAATATTTTATTAACATCTGAGTCATCCCAGTTAGATTGAGGGTGAAATACTGCAGAATAGCTGGTCAAAAGAAAGACCACATTGGTACTTCAGGAACTATAGGAATTGGTTTATTCTGCATTGCAGGCAGAAGAAACTCTTACCTCACCCATTAAATCTAATCTCCTTAAGTATAGTGTTTTGCCACTAACGAACTTGATAATACTGCATGTAGTCTGGACTAAGTGATCTTATGCATGAATAGTGAACTACTTGATGCTGAATAAAACAACTAATCTTATCCCTAGGCGAGCCTGTAGGTGTTGGCCAGCTTCTGGTGGTGTTGTTATGCACAAAGTTTAAATGTGACAGGGTTCAATACATGGTTGGAACAGATTAGCACAGTATAGGAGACATGGTTTCTGGGATGTGTTCTGAGAGGAAATAAAGCGCTCTTCAAATTACTATTTTATTGTCTCATCTAACCCCACTACCACTCAAGTTGCAATTCATATGACACCAACTTGCATTCCATTTATGGTGCAAAATTAGGCAGAAATTCTGTACTCCATGGAAAACTACACATCCTAAAGCTTGATTTCCTTGTTTTCTAACGGATTGATGCAGATGTGGGCTTTGATTCTACTGACGGATTGGTGCAGATCTTCCCATTCTCTGTTGTAGttctttttccttgttttggtTTCTGTTAGTAACTTCTGTTCTTAATATGTGTTTGTTAGGCAAATTAACATCATGAAATAATTAACATGAAACAAGTAAATCTTTGTTTTTGAGATGGTAACTCGTTCATATTTTATTTCAGATACCAGAAGGCAAATGAGATATTTGAAGCAATTGCTCGCCAACAAATCAACAATAATCTTCTTAAGTACAGTGTCAGAGGTATTCTCCTCAACGCAGGCATTTGTCAGCTATGCAGAGGTGATGTTGTTGCTATCACAAATTCAATGGAGCGATATCAGGTGTGTACTATTTTGTTAAATCTTAGTGGTATTATCATTGTCATCTTTCTAATGATGTTTAACTATGTTGCAGGATATTGACCCAACATTCTCGGGGACACGAGAATACAAGCTTTTATCTGTATGATACAGTGCTTATTCCTTCTCTTTGCACACTTTTTTCACTCCTTGTATTCATTGCATGCCAGGCTTTATAAGCAATATTTTTGCACTAGTGAACATGAAGTGTTAGGTCATTACTCTATATAGTAAACGTAACTATATTCTTTGAAGGAGCTTCTGGGTCTGAATATTTTTTTCTGCAGGATCTTGCTGCAGCTATGGAGGAAGGAGATGTTGCCAAGTTCACTGATGCCATTAAGGAATTTGACAGCATGACACGTCTGGTATGTTCAGTTGGTGGATGACTTGTCTATGATATTGCAATCCAGTAAGCCCGTGCTACATAAAAGTATAAAAATAAGCAACCTAAACCACATTCGCTAGGCTCAAGCTGCACCAACTGATGTATGGATATTCAGCCATGTTGATAACATTTTCTATGATGAGTCATGTATTGCTTCTGCTGTACAAGTTTGCATACATCTTTTCACTGGTTGCTGTTGGCATTGTTATTTCAAATAGTGCTTCAGAAGTGATATTGTGCACGAGATCTGCTTATGTGTTATCTAGTTTCTCATTTATATACCTGATACTTATTTCAGGACCCCTGGAAAACAACCCTCCTCCTCAGGGCAAAGAATGAGCTGAAGAAAAAGGAGGATGACGAGGATGATCTAACCTAAGTTTTGTT encodes:
- the LOC4345167 gene encoding alpha-soluble NSF attachment protein 2 encodes the protein MGDHEARGDDFEKKAEKKLSGWGIFGSKYEDAADLFDKGANSFKLAKNWSRAAQVYIKIANCHLKGDSKHEAASAYVEAANCYKKFSPQEAAQALNQAVDLFLEIGRLNMAARYCKDIGEIYHQEQDLEKASDYLEKSADLFDSEGQSSQSNSIKQKVAEIAAQLEQYQKANEIFEAIARQQINNNLLKYSVRGILLNAGICQLCRGDVVAITNSMERYQDIDPTFSGTREYKLLSDLAAAMEEGDVAKFTDAIKEFDSMTRLDPWKTTLLLRAKNELKKKEDDEDDLT